A window of Acidobacteriota bacterium contains these coding sequences:
- a CDS encoding class I cytochrome c: MLKSIHIRSYRVTPTRLLSIPLSVFALAVVFFLPTSSAVVTQDADASRGHQLFDKRCGGCHSLDNEKEGPRLRTVYGRKAGTVSTFKYSDALAKSGLTWDQVSLDKWLTDPDKFIPDVDMDFHVEKADERADVIAYLKQLSSK; the protein is encoded by the coding sequence ATGTTGAAGTCGATTCATATTCGTAGCTACAGAGTCACGCCGACGCGCTTGCTCTCGATTCCGCTGAGCGTCTTCGCGCTCGCGGTAGTCTTCTTTCTTCCAACATCATCGGCCGTAGTAACGCAAGATGCCGACGCGAGCCGCGGTCACCAACTCTTCGACAAAAGGTGCGGTGGCTGCCACTCGCTCGACAACGAAAAGGAAGGTCCGCGCCTGCGCACTGTTTATGGCAGAAAGGCGGGCACCGTCTCCACCTTTAAGTATTCAGACGCGCTTGCGAAGTCGGGGCTCACGTGGGATCAGGTCAGCCTCGACAAATGGCTGACCGATCCCGACAAATTCATTCCCGATGTTGATATGGATTTCCACGTGGAGAAGGCTGACGAGCGCGCCGACGTCATCGCATATCTCAAACAACTATCAAGCAAGTAG
- a CDS encoding 4-hydroxy-tetrahydrodipicolinate synthase, which yields MKLRGCGTALVTPFRRDGAIDEPALRSLLEWQIGSGVHFLVPCGTTGETPTLNRDEWLRVIDITIEVADRRVPVVAGATSNATAEAVERARTVASRSGVDAILTASPYYNKPTQEGQYQHFKAIAEAVEKPVVLYNVPGRTAANIEPATLARLARIPNIIAVKEASGSMTQIAEVLNVVPDDFIVFSGDDAVTLPVISLGGRGIISVASNVIPAELSKMTQAALDGDWVSARKLHRRYLPLMQGLFLESNPMPVKCVLAMMGRIEESYRLPMLQVTAETRKKLEKIAAEVGLHAERLAAR from the coding sequence ATGAAACTTCGCGGTTGTGGCACCGCTCTGGTGACGCCTTTCCGCCGAGACGGCGCCATCGACGAACCAGCATTGCGGTCGCTGCTCGAATGGCAGATCGGCTCGGGCGTGCATTTCCTTGTGCCGTGCGGAACTACAGGAGAGACTCCAACTCTTAATCGTGATGAGTGGTTGCGCGTCATCGACATCACGATTGAAGTCGCTGATCGCCGCGTGCCGGTCGTTGCAGGCGCAACTTCCAACGCCACCGCCGAAGCAGTCGAACGAGCGCGCACCGTTGCTTCACGTTCAGGCGTAGACGCGATTCTTACCGCGTCGCCGTACTACAACAAGCCCACGCAGGAAGGCCAATATCAGCACTTCAAGGCGATCGCTGAAGCCGTGGAGAAGCCGGTGGTGCTCTACAACGTTCCGGGAAGAACAGCCGCGAATATTGAACCGGCTACGCTCGCGCGGCTGGCAAGGATTCCGAACATCATCGCTGTAAAAGAAGCTAGCGGGAGCATGACTCAGATCGCCGAAGTGTTGAACGTAGTTCCGGACGATTTCATCGTGTTCTCCGGTGACGATGCCGTCACACTGCCCGTCATCTCCCTTGGTGGGCGAGGGATCATCTCAGTCGCATCGAACGTTATTCCTGCGGAACTTTCCAAAATGACACAAGCGGCGCTGGATGGTGATTGGGTCAGTGCGCGGAAACTGCACCGCAGATATCTTCCACTGATGCAGGGCCTCTTCTTGGAATCCAATCCCATGCCCGTGAAGTGTGTGCTCGCAATGATGGGACGCATCGAAGAAAGCTACCGCTTGCCGATGCTCCAGGTAACTGCAGAAACGCGAAAGAAGCTGGAGAAGATTGCCGCCGAGGTGGGTTTGCACGCGGAAAGATTAGCCGCGCGCTGA
- a CDS encoding 2,3,4,5-tetrahydropyridine-2,6-dicarboxylate N-succinyltransferase, translating into MKEEIERLFEAGSRAHEVPLAHATFERFREALSHGDIRAAEKRDGQWHVNTWVKQGILVGFRIGTLHEWQSGALSFVDKITYPPRKFEASDRVRLVPGGSSVRCGAYVAPSVICMPPMFINAGAYVDECTMVDSHALVGSCAQIGKRVHLSAAAQVGGVLEPVNASPVIIEDDVLVGGNCGIYEGTLVRNRAVLGAGTILTRSTPVYDLIKGNVLRSSSTKPLEIPEGAVVVPGSRAVTRGKGQEWGLSLYTPVIVKYRDDKTDQSIELEELLR; encoded by the coding sequence ATGAAGGAAGAAATCGAGCGGCTCTTCGAAGCCGGATCGCGTGCTCACGAAGTTCCGCTGGCGCACGCAACCTTCGAACGCTTCCGCGAAGCGCTTAGCCATGGTGACATACGCGCAGCCGAAAAAAGAGATGGCCAGTGGCACGTAAACACCTGGGTAAAGCAGGGCATTCTTGTCGGATTCAGGATCGGCACCCTGCATGAGTGGCAGTCAGGAGCCCTCTCGTTCGTGGACAAGATCACCTATCCTCCCCGCAAATTCGAAGCTTCGGACCGCGTTCGCCTGGTTCCGGGCGGATCCTCGGTTCGTTGCGGCGCCTATGTGGCGCCCTCGGTGATTTGCATGCCTCCGATGTTCATCAATGCCGGAGCCTACGTCGATGAGTGCACGATGGTCGACTCTCATGCCCTGGTTGGCTCCTGTGCCCAGATTGGGAAGAGAGTGCATTTGAGCGCAGCCGCGCAAGTAGGCGGAGTGCTCGAGCCGGTGAATGCCTCGCCTGTGATTATCGAAGATGATGTGCTCGTCGGCGGCAATTGTGGAATCTACGAAGGCACCCTCGTTCGCAATCGCGCTGTACTCGGCGCAGGCACGATCCTCACTCGCTCAACTCCCGTATATGACCTGATAAAAGGCAATGTTCTTCGCTCTTCCTCTACAAAACCTCTGGAAATTCCCGAAGGAGCTGTCGTGGTCCCCGGATCACGCGCGGTCACTCGCGGCAAAGGACAGGAATGGGGGCTCTCGCTCTACACTCCGGTGATCGTGAAGTATCGCGACGACAAGACCGATCAGTCGATCGAGCTGGAAGAGCTGCTTCGGTAA